CATAATTGATAGAATTCCTTACGGTGAAGATTCACCTTGAGCTTGCTGCGGGGAGTGTTCAATAAAAGGAAGATTGATATGAACGATATTAGACAGAAAGCTGAAATCCGGGCGTCTAAATAGAAAGAAATAACAAATTCCCGTATTACTTCGGACAGTATCGACACATTCGAACGAAACCTTCGAATTATTGACTATTATAATTGTCGGCGGGGGCCAGGGCAACTATACCTTGCGCTACGAAGGTGAATTGGGGTAATGTGGGCGGCATGAATAAGGCCGCTGACACCCGATCGACCACCGAATTTCCGGGGAGGCTGTACGTGGTCGGCACGCCGATCGGGAATCCCGGGGATATCAGCTTGAGGGCATTGGAAACCTTCGGCAAAGTCGATCTGATAGCGGCCGAAGACACGCGCAACACGCGCCGGCTCCTCGCCGGCCACGGCATCGACCGCCCCCTTATCTCTCTGCACGAGCACAACGAAGACCGGCGGACGGAAGAGCTGATCGCTAAACTTTCTACCGGATTGTCCATCGCCCTGGTGTCCGACGCCGGTACACCGACGCTCTCAGACCCCGGATACCGCCTGGTCACGGAGGCTGTCGCGGCTGACATCCGGGTGGTGCCCATTCCGGGCCCCTCGGCCGCGGTCGCAGCGCTCAGCGTTTCCGGGCTACCCACCGATACATTCCTGTTCCTGGGCTTTCCACCCCGCAAACCCGCGAAGAGAATCGCTTTTCTCCAGGGACTCGCCGAGGAAAACAGGACGCTCATTTTTTACGAGTCCCCTAAAAGGCTGGCCGGTCTTCTGTCGGATCTCTCCGACATCGTGGGGGAAAGGCGGGCCGTACTTTCACGGGAAATGACCAAGCCGTTTGAAGAGTTCATTCGCGGTACGCTGAGCGACATCCACGGGGCGATTCAACGGAAAAAGGCGCTCAAGGGCGAGTGCACGCTGTTGGTGGAGGGGAAAAAAAAGAGTGAAGACGTGTCGCAAAAAGCCCTGCGCGAGATTGTCGTCGGAGAGTTTGACGCCGGCGAGACGGGCGTGTCGGCCCTTTCCAAAAAGATTGCCGAACGCTACGGCATTTCCAAAAAAAAGGTTTACGAGGAAGTGATCCGCATGAAGAAGGAACGCGGTGAGGCAGGATGACTCCCGGCATCGGCAGATGTATTACCCCCGTTATTCTGGCCGTTCCCGACAGGGTGCGGCGCCTGCCGATCAGGGAAAGGGTCCGGGCGCTGAGTGCTCAGGCGCGCGAGGCGTTGCGCATTTGTGCGGTCGAAAGCGGTGTCGAACTGGGGCCGCTGGAAAAGAAGCCCAACGGGGCACCTGTTCCCTTTGACGGCCACCACTGGTCGCTGACCCACAAGCCGGCGTATGTGGGGGCGGTGATAAGCAGGCAGGCGGCCGGCATCGATATCGAGGCCGTCAAGGAGGTATCGGATGGCCTGATCCGTAAAACGGCCGGCGAGCGGGAATGGCGCCTTGCAGCGGTCGATCCCGCGGAAGTGTTCTTCAGATACTGGACGGCCAAAGAGGCGGTGCTGAAAGCCGCGGGTTCAGGCATGGCGGGGCTTTCCGACTGCCGTGTCGTGGAGATTCCCGATGCCGGGCATCTGGGGCTCGAGTATGGGGAAGCGTCTTACCTGGTGGAGCATTTTTTCTTTGACGGCCACGTGGCTTCCGTGGTTAAAAACAGGCTTCAGGTCGACTGGAAATTGTTCCAAAAAGTACGCGATGTTTAGAAGCGGTTTCAAAACCGGTTTATGGGTGCCTGGGTCATTCAGGCATATCAGCCTGGTGAAAGGGCGGTGGACGCAACATGCTTGTGAACAGAATCATTATTGCGGACGATGAAGTGATCATTTCAACCCAACTGGAGGAATTTCTATCCACCAAGGGATTCGACATCATCGGGATAGCGACTTCGGGAGTTCAAGCGGTAGAGATGGCCATGGAGCTGAAACCGGACCTGATGCTGATGGATATCGTGATGCCCGGAGAACTCGACGGGATTTCCGCAGCCGAGAAAATCAATGCAGCCCTGAAAATTCCGGTGATTTTCCTGACGGCCTACGCCGATGAGGAAATGATTCAACGGGCCAAACCCATAGGCCCCTTCGGCTATGTACTCAAGCCGATTCAGGAACGGCAGATACTGGCCGCCATTGAAATCGCGCTCCACAAAGGGGATATGGAAAGAAAACTTCAGGAGGCCCATGATATGCTGGAACAGCGGGTGGAGGAGCGCACCCGGGAACTGCGCCTAAAAACCGAGAATCTGGAAGAGATGAACACGGCTTTGAAAGTGTTGCTGAAAAGAAGGGAAGAAGATAAAAACGAACTGGAAGAAAAGGTGATTTACAACATCAAGGAGATGGTGCAGCCTTTTCTGGAGAAGCTGGCGGGGACGCGGTTGGATGAGCGGCAAAAGACATTTCTTGAAATTTTGTCCTCCAACCTCAACGATATCGTTTCACCGTTCGCCAAGACGCTCTCCACGCGTTATCTGAATCTGACCCCTTCCGAAATTCAAATCGCCAACCTGGTGAAGCACGGGAAAACCACCAAAGAGATCGCCGGCCTGCTCAACCTTTCCACGAGGACCGTAGAGTCCCACAGGGACAGCATCCGGAAAAAGCTTGGCATTAAAAATCAGAAGGCAAATTTGAGGACGTATCTCATGTCCTTCGAATAATAATTTTTGCGGAGCAAAAATTATGAAACGCGGCTGCGCCGCTATTAACCTGTCAACTAAATAGGGTAACCTGTTATGCCGGACTCGACAAGCGGGCCGGGGCATGTTTCCAGCCGGTGCATCTCGGGGAAAAATAGGAACCGCGGCTGCGCCGCTATTAACCTGTCGACTAAATAGGGTAACCTGTTATGCCGGACTCGACAAGCGGGCCCGGGCATGTTTCCAGCCGGTGCATCTCGGGGAAAAATAGGAACCGCGGCTGCGCCGCTAGGAGAAAGGATCTGAATCGTGGAAGTGACATTTTACGGAGCGGTGAGGGAAGTGACGGGATCGATGCACGTGCTGTCGGTGAATCATGACCGCATCATGCTGGACTGCGGCATGTTTCAGGGACGCCGCAAGGAATCCTTCGAAAAAAACCGGACCATGCAGGTAGATCCCGGCAGCATAACCAACCTGGTACTTTCTCACGCCCACATCGATCATTCCGGCAGAATCCCGGTGCTGGCGAAGAGCGGTTTCGCCGGGCGCGTCGTCTGCAACCGTGCCACTGCCGACGCCTGTGAATATCTTCTGCTGGACGCCGCCCACATTCAGGAGTCCGACGCCGCCTACCTGAACTACAAAACCGTCAGGTCCCATCTCACGCACATGAAAAATGCTTCCACAGGAAAAAAAAGAGGACGGGGCGCGAGCAGGGATATCAGGCAGGTGTTGAAAAAAAGCGGGCATCAGATCGATGTGGAAGTCGTCGCCGATTTGATCAAGAAATACAAACTCGAAAACGTGGAGCCTCTATATACGATGCCCGAGGCGGAGCAGGCGCTGACATGTTTTGACGGCATTCCTTACCGGCATACCGTCGACATCGGGGACAACGTCGTTTTAACGCAATATGATGCCGGGCATATCCTGGGATCGGCCATCAGCCTCATCAGAGCGCAGGAAAAGGGCCGGGACCTCACCGTGTGCTACTCCGGAGACATTGGGCGCTTCCACAAGCCGATCATTCAGGATCCTGAAACCGACTTCGACGAAGTGGACCGGGATGTGGACCTGATGATTATGGAAAGCACGTACGGCAACCGCTTGCACGAGCCTGTCCAGGACCTGAAGCCGGGATTGAGAAACGTGCTGGCCGAGACATTCGACCGTGGCGGGTCCGTTCTGATCCCTGCCTTTGCCTACGGGCGCACCCAGGAGCTTCTCTACACGCTGCACGAACTCTACGATGAGGGGGCCGTTCAGAAGGTGCCTATCTTCGTGGACAGCCCCCTGGCGACCAAAATCACCAAAGTCTTCGGTGAACACCCGGAAACCTACGACGAAGAAACGCATGAAACCTTTCTGATGCAGGGGCGGAATCCGTTTCGCATGAAGGAGCTCCGTTTCGTGGGGTCGGTGGAGGAGTCCATGGCGTTGAACCGGGAGCAAACGCCCCACATCGTCATTGCGGCCTCGGGTATGTGTGAAGCGGGACGCATTCTGCACCATCTGCGCTACAAGATACACAACCCGAAGCACACCGTACTTATCGTCGGCTACATGGCGGCACACACGCTGGGTCGCAGGATGCTGGAACAGGGCACGGCATATGCGGAAGCGGGCCGCTCGGGTGAAGCGCCGATAATCAAAATACTGAACAAGGAATACCCGCTCAAGGCGCATGTGGTCAAACTGGGCGGCTTCAGCGCACATGCCGACAGAAACGAGATGCTTCGATTTCTGAAAACGTCGAACCTGAAGATCAAGCGGATAGCGCTTGTCCACGGCGAAGAGGAGCAAACCCTCTCCTTTGCCGAGCACCTGAAGGACAACGGGTTCGACGTGGTAGTGCCGGAGCCGGGGGAGACAGTGCAAATCCTAAGTTGAGCGTTTCAAATTTTAAGAATGATCAAAATAAAAATATCTTCAACGGATTAAATCTGTTTGAATTCTTAAAATTTGTAACCCTTCGGGATTTCCGGGTTCACCGCACCTGCGGTGTCAAATGTCATCACGCATAGACCACTATAGCGAAAAGACATTTTCCTTGCATCTGCGGCAAACCCGAAAATCGCTCAATTTAGGCAAATATAACAGCAATCGGCCGCACGGCCACGCCTTGCGGACGAGTGGTTTCATGGGAATGCAAGCGACTTGATAAAGATCTCCTGGAAGTCAGGGTGCAGAGCCAGTTCGAGCACTTCGGTCTGCTGGGACAGCTCAAGGGCTTTCTGACGGTAGCCCTCGTCAAACAGGGTGAGGACCGCACCGGCGCCGGCTGCATTGCCCACGATTTCAATGGCGTCCGGATCGAGAGCGGGAAACATGCCGATGGCCAGGGCGTCCGTTTTTTCGATGTAGCTTCCGAAGGCGCCGGCAATCAACAGCCGCCCGGGCTGTTCGTACCCCTTTTCTCTGCAGAGCATCTGAATGCCCGCATAGAGGGCCCCTTTTGCCAGCTGAATGGCCCGGATGTCTTTCTGGGCCAGTGTCACGGCCCTGCCCGACAAGGTTTCAGCTCCGGATGCGAGAATATATTCGGGCAGTTCTTCTTCATATTGAAAAAGATCGGGATGGTTTTCCATATTGAAGCGGCCGTCGCTCAGGATGAGGCCGGCCCTGTATAGTTCCGCCACGGCGCTGACAACCCCTGACCCGCACAATCCGGATATTTTTTTAGGCTGCCTGGGATTTTTCTGGATGACCGAGCATTCGGCTCTGCCTGTTTTCCGGTCGACCCGGACAGCATCGATAGCCCCGGATATGGCATGCATGCCGTGACGAATGGAGGCGCCCTCGAATGCCGGCCCCGTGGCACAGGAGGTGGCTGCAAAGCCGTCTTTTCCAATGAAGATGAGCTCCCCGTTGGTGCCCACGTCCACCAGCATTGTGCCTTCGGCTTTGTTTTCCATGTCGGTCGCCAGGGCGGCACCGACGATGTCGGCGCCGAGAAAGCCCGATATGAGCGGCAGGGTGCGGACTTCCGCATCCCGGTTGAACCTGAGGCCCAAATCGCCCGCCCGCACCACCCGTTCCTCCTTGAACAGGGGGTCATAGGGGAATACGCCGATGGAAGTGGGATCTTCACCGAGAAACAGGTGAAGCATGGTGCTGTTGCCCACGATCACCATTGTTCCGACGCCTGCCGGGTCTGTCTGCGTCGAACGGCATAGGGAGGCGGCACCCCACTCCATGGCCTGAACAGCCATTTTCTGCAGACGCTTCAGGGCTCCGGCATTTTGTGAAACCGCGGTGATGCGGCTCATGACATCGTCGCCGAGCATTACCTGGGGGTTTCTCAACGATATGGAGGCAACAACCCGGCCGCTATTGAAGTCACACAGGTAAAGGGCGATGGTGGTTGTCCCCAGATCGACGGCAATACCGTAGGGCCACGACGAGACCCGCGAAACGGGGATCACATCCGGCAGGGCCGTGGGACCTTTCTGGGCGACTTCGGGTGCCAGCAGGGAGGATTCGGGAATATCGACCGCCATGTCTCCCGTGATTTCGGTCCGGCAGGCCAATCGGTAGCCGGCATCGATTTCCTCCCGGGTGAGAACCCCGGATTCGTCGGGCATTTCGCCGTCACCGATTTGCGGGGGTGCAACTACCCGGATCTTGCATTTGCCGCAGCGGCCACGGCCGCCGCAGTCGGCCCGCAGCAGCACGCCCGAGCCCACTAGCGCTTCGAGAAGGTTCTGTCCTTTTTCGGCTGAAATTTCTCTGTCTTCCGATATGAGGCGGATATTGCATCTATCTTTATTCATGGGTCTCTACTCTCAAATGTGTTGCAGGCTGTCAACAGCATAGTTGTCCGGCACCGGGGTCTGCAGCACGTATTTTCACCCTCAACGTTGCAGCGATGAGGTCAACCTCATAGCAGGCGGTACACCGTTACCGGTTTCGAATACCCCTTGAGGGTCTGTGGTTTTTCCGGCTGCATGTCGAAGGGTTTGGTCAGGCCGGCCACGGTCGCTTCGCTGATCAGGATATCGCAGCCGATCACTTTGGTCATTTGTTCTATTCTGGAGGCCAGGTTGACGGTGCTGCCGATGAGGGTGTAGGACTGCCGGTCTTCACTTCCCGTGATGCCCGCCAACACCTGACCGGTGCAGATGCCGATGCCGTGCCTGAAAGGCGGCTTCCCCTCCTCACGCCGCTGACCGTTCAGTCGATCCAAATAATCGCGCATTTCCAGGGCGGCGAAAACGGCCTTGTCCGCGTGGCCGGGCTCTTCGATGGGCACGCCGAAGGCCGCCTCGATCTCATCCCCTACAAACTGGAGCACCAGGCCGTTGTGCCGGCGGATGGCATGCTGCATGGCCGTGAAATAGGAGCGCGTGCTTCTGATCACCTCCTCGGGCGGGTTTTTTTCCACATAGGGCGTGTAGCCGCGGAGGTCTGAAAACAGGAGCGTTGCGGTGCGCAGCTCGCCGTCCACGGGGATGTCCCCGCTCAATATGCGATCCCTGATTTCAGGAGTGGCATAGCGTCCGAAACTGTCCCGGATGCGTTCCCTGTCGGCAAGCCCCCGGATCATGGTGTTGCCGGTGTCGCCGAGAACGCCGATTTCGTCATTGGAGACGACGCTCACCCGTGGGTTGAAGTCGCCTTTTTTTACCTCTTTAATGACACGCAGCATGTCTTTGATGGGCAGCACGATCGAGTTGCTCACCAGGCTGTTCAGTCTGATAACGATGCCCAGAAAGACGGCGCTCAACAGCAGGGTGAAGATGAGGATTTCCCGGCTCAGCATTACTGCCGAGATATCCGTCCCTTCGACCTCCCACGCAATGAACGCAACGGTGACAAGCAGGAGCACCAGGGGGTTCAGTGTCCCGGCCATGTTGAGCAGCCGGATCCGCCTCAGGACGGAGAGCCTGATCGTCCCGGAAACAGCCGTGAGCCGCCCTTTGGGGAAAAACAGGGGCACCAGCTTTCGGCGGGCATAATCTTCGATGAGGAAAAACGACAGCCAGGCGGCGATCATACCGAGCATGAAGGTTCGGAAAAACAGAAACAGGCCTATTTCGAAGGAGATGCCCTCGAAAAAATCGAGGGTCGTCATGACCGTGAGGGGGACAATGACAAACATGGACAGGTCGATTACGGCGATGATGAAGGGAAGGTTGAGCAGCCGTGCCCGGGCTTTGTCCTGCAGGACCGTGCCGATGCCGTGGTTTTGGTTGAGCGCTGCCGCCATTCTCACAATCGGGAGCTGGAACCAGTATTGCAGCGCCAGCACCAGCAGGCTGGCGGCCATAAAAAACAACAGAAGGATCGCCCAGCCTCCCTGCAACAGAAAAAAGTCGATTCTCAGTTTAAAGAAGTTCAGGGGAGTAAACGCGTTCAGAAGCATGATGGCCGCGAAGCTGAACAGGTTGGCTCCAAGGTTGCGGAGGTACAGCCCCATGAGCAGCGAATCATGGGACGTTGCCGGATTGCCGTTGCGCGCCCGATTTGTCGATGCGTCCGCCATGCCTCTTTCTATGCCACGATTTTATTCCTTTTTCAATGCGTCCTTATGGCGGGGGTATGGGCGACACTTTCCAAACGTCGCCGCGGCAATTTTATTTACATTAACCTTTACATTGACATTTACATTTTGGCGGCGTATGCTTGGTTTCGTTGGTTTCATTGAGTTTGTTGAGTTTATTGAGCTCGTTGGGTTCATTTGTGGTTTTTGCGGGAGGGGGGCATGCGGATCAAGTTGACAACCAAGCAGATGCACCTGCTCACGTACCTGCAGCAGGTCATCAACCGGGAGGGACGGTCGCCAAGCCTCCGGGAGGCCGCCGCCGATCTGGGCGTAAGCCACGCCGCCGTTGCGCAGCGTCTGAGAGCCCTGGAGGAAAAGGGGTATGTCAGACGGGAAGGGCGCTACAGCCGGACGATTCATGTGCTGAACCGCATCCGCGAAACCGCCGGCCTCCAGCGCTGGCGCGAAATTCCGGTGGTGGGGCGGGTGACGGCCGGTTTGCCCATGTATGCCCAGGAAGAGTGGGCGGGCAGCATCGTTCTGGACGCCGATCTCTATCGGGGACAGCTTCTCTTCGCCCTGCGCATCCAGGGGGACTCCATGCAGGGGGCGGGCATTCTGGACGGCGACCTGGCCATCTGCGAACCGCGCCAGTACGCCCGGAACGGGGAGATCGTGGTCGGGCTGATCCGCGGCGAGGAGGCGACGGTCAAACGGTTTTTTCTGCACGGGGACTGCATCGAGCTGCGCCCGGAAAACCCGCGCTACCAACCCGTGCGCTATGCCTTCGACGAAATTCTGATCCAGGGGCGGGTTGTCGGCATACAGCGCGGGAAGAGGGGGATCCGCTGATGTCAAGATACCCCTGCTCCATCCGGGTGGGCACGAGCGGCTACTCGTACGCGGAGTGGCTCGACGCCGGGTTTTATCCCCCGGACACGAAGCCGGGACAGATGCTTTCCGCTTATGCCCGGCGCTTTACGGTTACCGAGCTGAATTATACCTGGTATCAGATGCCCAGGGCGCCGGCGATCGAGCGGATGATCCGGCAAGTTCCGCCCGATTTTCATTTCGCCGCGAAGTTGACGCGCTACCTGACCCACGAGATCGACCCCGACCAGTGGCGGGTGCACGCGGCCCAATACCGGGACGGCATTGCCCCCCTCATACAGTCCGGACAGCTCGCCGCCGTGCTGCTGCAGTTTCCGCCTTCATTCCGGCGGACGCCCGGCAACCGGCAATACCTGGCCGAACTTCTGGATGCGCTCGAGGGCCTGCGGACGGCCGTGGAGTTCCGGCATGCGTCCTGGGCAACCGACAGGGTTTTCGTGGGGCTGGAGCGGCGTCGAACGGCACTGGTGTCGGTGGACGCCCCCGATGTGAGAGATATTTTCCCCCGGCTGGCCATCGTCACCAGCCCGGATCTTTTTTACGTGCGCTTCCACGGACGCAATGCCCGCGGGTGGCGTTCCGGCAACATGCAGAAGCAGTTCAACTACGACTACACCGAGGCCGAACTGCGCGAATGGACGGCGGAAAAGATCGAGCAGATGGCCGGGCAGGCCCGCAGCGGACTGCTTTTTTTCAACAACCATGTCCGGGCCCAGGCGCCTAAAAATGCCCTCGCCATGCTTCGCCTGCTGGCGGCGCAGGGCTTATAATACATGTTCTTCCCAGCGGATGCAGTGTGCGGGCAACAACACGTTGATTCTAAATATCCCGGCGATTTTTTAAAGATTACGCTAAAATTTATTATTATGGATCGATCCATCATTCATCTGAACGTCGCCGACTTCGCCGTGGCGGTCGAGCGGGTGGTGAACAGCGGGCTTAAAGGGCGGCCGGTCATTGTCGCCCCCGGGGGCTCGGCCCGGTCGGTGGTGTACGACATGAGCGAAGAGGCCTACCAATGCGGTGTGCACAAGCACATGCCCCTGCGTGCGGCCCGGCGCCTGTGCCGCGACGCTTTTGTTCTTCCGCCGCGGCCGGACCGCTACGAACGGGCCATGCGGGCGCTGTTCAAGCAGGCCCTGCCGTATTCGCCGCTGGTGGAAGCCGGCGATGTGGACGGGCACCTTTTCATAGACATCACCGGGACGAGCCGGCTTTTCGGACCGCCCGTCGATGTCGCCTGGCGGCTGCGCCGGCGGGTGAAGACGGACCTCGGCCTGGATCCCATCTGGTCGCTGGCGCCCAACAAGCTGGTGGCCAAGGTGGCCACGCGGGTGGTGAAGCCCACGGGCGAGTGTGTCGTGGGCGCCGGCGATGAAGCCTTTTTCCTGTCCCCCCTGCCGCTGCGGCTCGTGCCCGGCATCGAGGCGGATGACCTGCAGCGCCTGGAGGCGTTTAACTTCACCCGGGTGTCCCAGGTCGCGGCGCTGCACCTGGCACACCTGCGGATTCCCTGCGGGCGCCGCGCCCGGTTTGTGTACGAGACCGTGCGGGGGGTCGACCCCTCCCCGGTGCTGCCGGCGGGCCGGCAACGGCCGGTGGTCGCCTGCGACCACGATTTTGACGAGGACACCAATGCGCGTGCACCACTGGAGGGCGCTCTTTATCGCATGGTGGAAAGCGCCGGCGCAAACCTCCGCCGGCAGCGGCGTGCGGCCCGGCGCATCAGCGTAACGCTCGACTACTCGGACGGCATTCGCTGCACCCGCCAATCGAAGGTGAGCCCGGCGACGGCCGGTGATCCGCTGCTTTTCGAGGCGGCCCGGCGGGCGTTGAACCTGGCCCGGTTTCGCCGGGTGCGCATCCGCCACATGCGCCTTGTGTGCGACCGGCTGGTGTTCCCGCCGGCCCAGCTGCCGCTTTTTCCGGAGGAGCGGCTCAAGCGAAAACGCCAGGACGACATCGTCGCCGCCATCGACCGCGTGCGGGGCCGTTTCGGAAAGGATGTGATTAGGGTGGGGCGTACGTTGGCGGCGTAACGTATCGTTTTACATTAACAACCCGGATAAACCGGAAATTCCAATATCGAATATCTAAAACGACTGCATGGTTCCCTTAAACGTCAAATCCCACTACTCCCTGATGTGGGGCGTCAATTCCGTGAAGCGGTTGTGCCGGGCGGCCGTCCGGATGGGGTACGAGCGTCTGGCCCTGACCGACAGGAACAATCTCTACGGCATGTGGCCGTTTATCAACGCCTGCCGCCGGGAGGGTCTGCAACCCATTATCGGGGCGGAGGTGAGCGATCCCGCGACCGGGGCGCGGGCCGTCTGCCTGGTGGAGAACGATGCCGGGTATC
This is a stretch of genomic DNA from Deltaproteobacteria bacterium. It encodes these proteins:
- the lexA gene encoding transcriptional repressor LexA, with product MRIKLTTKQMHLLTYLQQVINREGRSPSLREAAADLGVSHAAVAQRLRALEEKGYVRREGRYSRTIHVLNRIRETAGLQRWREIPVVGRVTAGLPMYAQEEWAGSIVLDADLYRGQLLFALRIQGDSMQGAGILDGDLAICEPRQYARNGEIVVGLIRGEEATVKRFFLHGDCIELRPENPRYQPVRYAFDEILIQGRVVGIQRGKRGIR
- the rsmI gene encoding 16S rRNA (cytidine(1402)-2'-O)-methyltransferase, whose product is MNKAADTRSTTEFPGRLYVVGTPIGNPGDISLRALETFGKVDLIAAEDTRNTRRLLAGHGIDRPLISLHEHNEDRRTEELIAKLSTGLSIALVSDAGTPTLSDPGYRLVTEAVAADIRVVPIPGPSAAVAALSVSGLPTDTFLFLGFPPRKPAKRIAFLQGLAEENRTLIFYESPKRLAGLLSDLSDIVGERRAVLSREMTKPFEEFIRGTLSDIHGAIQRKKALKGECTLLVEGKKKSEDVSQKALREIVVGEFDAGETGVSALSKKIAERYGISKKKVYEEVIRMKKERGEAG
- a CDS encoding MBL fold metallo-hydrolase, which produces MEVTFYGAVREVTGSMHVLSVNHDRIMLDCGMFQGRRKESFEKNRTMQVDPGSITNLVLSHAHIDHSGRIPVLAKSGFAGRVVCNRATADACEYLLLDAAHIQESDAAYLNYKTVRSHLTHMKNASTGKKRGRGASRDIRQVLKKSGHQIDVEVVADLIKKYKLENVEPLYTMPEAEQALTCFDGIPYRHTVDIGDNVVLTQYDAGHILGSAISLIRAQEKGRDLTVCYSGDIGRFHKPIIQDPETDFDEVDRDVDLMIMESTYGNRLHEPVQDLKPGLRNVLAETFDRGGSVLIPAFAYGRTQELLYTLHELYDEGAVQKVPIFVDSPLATKITKVFGEHPETYDEETHETFLMQGRNPFRMKELRFVGSVEESMALNREQTPHIVIAASGMCEAGRILHHLRYKIHNPKHTVLIVGYMAAHTLGRRMLEQGTAYAEAGRSGEAPIIKILNKEYPLKAHVVKLGGFSAHADRNEMLRFLKTSNLKIKRIALVHGEEEQTLSFAEHLKDNGFDVVVPEPGETVQILS
- a CDS encoding 4'-phosphopantetheinyl transferase superfamily protein, whose translation is MTPGIGRCITPVILAVPDRVRRLPIRERVRALSAQAREALRICAVESGVELGPLEKKPNGAPVPFDGHHWSLTHKPAYVGAVISRQAAGIDIEAVKEVSDGLIRKTAGEREWRLAAVDPAEVFFRYWTAKEAVLKAAGSGMAGLSDCRVVEIPDAGHLGLEYGEASYLVEHFFFDGHVASVVKNRLQVDWKLFQKVRDV
- a CDS encoding response regulator; translation: MLVNRIIIADDEVIISTQLEEFLSTKGFDIIGIATSGVQAVEMAMELKPDLMLMDIVMPGELDGISAAEKINAALKIPVIFLTAYADEEMIQRAKPIGPFGYVLKPIQERQILAAIEIALHKGDMERKLQEAHDMLEQRVEERTRELRLKTENLEEMNTALKVLLKRREEDKNELEEKVIYNIKEMVQPFLEKLAGTRLDERQKTFLEILSSNLNDIVSPFAKTLSTRYLNLTPSEIQIANLVKHGKTTKEIAGLLNLSTRTVESHRDSIRKKLGIKNQKANLRTYLMSFE
- a CDS encoding HAMP domain-containing protein; this encodes MADASTNRARNGNPATSHDSLLMGLYLRNLGANLFSFAAIMLLNAFTPLNFFKLRIDFFLLQGGWAILLLFFMAASLLVLALQYWFQLPIVRMAAALNQNHGIGTVLQDKARARLLNLPFIIAVIDLSMFVIVPLTVMTTLDFFEGISFEIGLFLFFRTFMLGMIAAWLSFFLIEDYARRKLVPLFFPKGRLTAVSGTIRLSVLRRIRLLNMAGTLNPLVLLLVTVAFIAWEVEGTDISAVMLSREILIFTLLLSAVFLGIVIRLNSLVSNSIVLPIKDMLRVIKEVKKGDFNPRVSVVSNDEIGVLGDTGNTMIRGLADRERIRDSFGRYATPEIRDRILSGDIPVDGELRTATLLFSDLRGYTPYVEKNPPEEVIRSTRSYFTAMQHAIRRHNGLVLQFVGDEIEAAFGVPIEEPGHADKAVFAALEMRDYLDRLNGQRREEGKPPFRHGIGICTGQVLAGITGSEDRQSYTLIGSTVNLASRIEQMTKVIGCDILISEATVAGLTKPFDMQPEKPQTLKGYSKPVTVYRLL
- a CDS encoding ASKHA domain-containing protein — translated: MNKDRCNIRLISEDREISAEKGQNLLEALVGSGVLLRADCGGRGRCGKCKIRVVAPPQIGDGEMPDESGVLTREEIDAGYRLACRTEITGDMAVDIPESSLLAPEVAQKGPTALPDVIPVSRVSSWPYGIAVDLGTTTIALYLCDFNSGRVVASISLRNPQVMLGDDVMSRITAVSQNAGALKRLQKMAVQAMEWGAASLCRSTQTDPAGVGTMVIVGNSTMLHLFLGEDPTSIGVFPYDPLFKEERVVRAGDLGLRFNRDAEVRTLPLISGFLGADIVGAALATDMENKAEGTMLVDVGTNGELIFIGKDGFAATSCATGPAFEGASIRHGMHAISGAIDAVRVDRKTGRAECSVIQKNPRQPKKISGLCGSGVVSAVAELYRAGLILSDGRFNMENHPDLFQYEEELPEYILASGAETLSGRAVTLAQKDIRAIQLAKGALYAGIQMLCREKGYEQPGRLLIAGAFGSYIEKTDALAIGMFPALDPDAIEIVGNAAGAGAVLTLFDEGYRQKALELSQQTEVLELALHPDFQEIFIKSLAFP
- a CDS encoding DUF72 domain-containing protein, with the protein product MSRYPCSIRVGTSGYSYAEWLDAGFYPPDTKPGQMLSAYARRFTVTELNYTWYQMPRAPAIERMIRQVPPDFHFAAKLTRYLTHEIDPDQWRVHAAQYRDGIAPLIQSGQLAAVLLQFPPSFRRTPGNRQYLAELLDALEGLRTAVEFRHASWATDRVFVGLERRRTALVSVDAPDVRDIFPRLAIVTSPDLFYVRFHGRNARGWRSGNMQKQFNYDYTEAELREWTAEKIEQMAGQARSGLLFFNNHVRAQAPKNALAMLRLLAAQGL